The sequence below is a genomic window from Macrotis lagotis isolate mMagLag1 chromosome 7, bilby.v1.9.chrom.fasta, whole genome shotgun sequence.
AATCCTGTATAAATTCATATTATTATACTGTTGTGTTGATATTACTGCTGTTTATTATACTAGATCTGTTTGTGCAGAAGCTTCCAATGAAGGAATTTCTCTATTAACACATCTGATTTACAGCTTGTTTTAATGAACTTCATGGGAAACTGAGAGCTTAGATGACTTGCCCACACATATGACCAGAATGTGTCAGAGGTTTTtcttgaacttaagtcttcttcACTTCCAAAGTAACACTGCATttcgtcgtcatcatcatcatcatcatcatcatcatcatcattattatcatcttcaaaAGTCTATTGTGAAATTGTTAGGGCAGCTAGGGAGCAAAATAGGATTCAGAGAgaggaagacttatctttttgagtgcaagtctagcctcagatactagctgtgtgatcctgggcatttATAACTTTGTTTCTCAACTATAaacgaactggagaaggaaatggaaaactacaccagtatcttttccaaaaccaaaacaaaactaaacaaatgaGGTCATTAAGATTTAGACTTAAgtgaaaatgactgagcaacactTCAGAGCATTTCTGGGCTTAAATATCTGGGTTTTACAAATAAGAGAGTGAATATGGTGGGGTGGAATGTGGAAAAGTGAgatatgagagaaagaaaaggcatgGGGCACAAATGGAAGTTGTGGAGGCTTATCCACTAACTTTATGTCCCATaatgaaaaggaagatgatctCAATAGTACTGgaacttaggggaaaaaattagctCAATCATCctttcctttggaattttttttttttttttggttagaatGGGAATGAATATGGTTTCAGTCcttatttctttgataatttctatCTTCCATCCTCAAGTGTAGAGAATAAACAATTCCATTAaatatcaatataattttaatgCTTATCAAGTATCATTTCatcccttttacagataagaaatataAACAGGAAGTGGAAAATAGTCTTCTTTTCCATTAGTCAATTCAATTATATAGGTATGTTTTCTTTGCTATGTAATTTTATTCAGCTCTAAAAAGTGATCATACTCACAAAACTCTTAACCatcaatttatattattttcatattgttaattattaatataatctcTTGAACTTACTGAACACTATTGCTTTCTATGTACAGAAAAGGAGGGATGATAGTCTTGCTAAACTCTGTTCTGGTCAGACCACATCTTGAGTAATGGATTCAGTTTAGGACAAGAAGTTTTAGGAAAGATATTCACAAACCAAACATGGAGAAGTGAGGGTATAGAAGGCTTGTCAATATGGTGAAGATCATACCATATAGGGATCAGTTGAATGAATTGCTGATATTTTGTcagaagaagagaaaacagagtaGACACAATAACTGTCTTCAGTTTTTGAAACTTggtcataaaaaaagaaatattgtatttGTATTGCTTGTTCCTAAGGGGCAAGGAACATTGGTTACAAATTAGAAAGAGGCAAATTTCAGTTTAGTGGAAGAAAAAGAGTACTCACAATCAAAACTTTCTAAAAATGATGAGCTGCCTACTAAAGAAATAACACAGTCATTCATTCTTAGATGCCTTCAGGCAGAGATGGGATAATCTTCTATCaggtattttaaagaaagagattCTCTACTTtacatagaaaattaaaatagaagacctctaaggtcccttgcaAACATATCTATGATTTGCTTGGTTAACTTATTGGTCGAATTGgattttaacatttatatatgcataattcataataaaaaatagcAACTAATACATTCCATGTAAGTTCAATTCAAATGGATAAGGGAAATGAAGTTATTGTTCTCTCAGTATATGGAACAATGAAGGTGTAAAAGTTGTCTTTCTGGCCCTCCCCATCACCACCTTCATcaccaaataaatttttaaaattctttttttccccagtagtATGAGtagatttttattactttttagaTAATAGCTTCCTCAAACTAGGCATTTATGCCCAGTCTAAGACTGTCAGAGTTTTCAAAATGCTACATGAAAATAGAATGAATAGATAGTAATTTCCTTGTCACTGGTTGTATTTGGTGGGGGATACAGAGTCACTTGTCAGTAATATCATCAAGAAAATTCTTATTAAGCATGGGTTGGAGGAGGTAGTGTCAAAGGTACCTTCTAGTTTTGATAGTCTAGGAATACATGATTGAGTCCTTACAAAGATAAGATATTCCTCTGTCAAATTTGGAACACACTGGTAAATTTGAAATGTTTATTCAAATAGGTAGttgaatagatagatggataaatagacagcagatggatgatagatatatatgtgtatacatagccatatatgtacatattccaCTGTCTTGTCAGCATTGCCTGAAACtccattaattaattatttttaactaaataatatctaaaattataaagcaattttagataaaaagtaatatatataaacataaataatatcACTGATTCTAAATTAAAATGTCAGGAACACTGATGATCTCCCTGATACACGAAGGCAGACAGGGTCTGGACAAAAGAACAATGGATTAATAATCAAGTAGAAGACCTGGTTTTCAATCTTGGCTTGACCTTTAAGAAATATGTAACCCAAGtgcattatttcttcatttgtgaaatggtgGATGAGGGAAGAGATTGAATTTCATGATCTTGATCTCCTGTAGCCTTATATTTTAatgattagaaaacaaataaatatagctTGGTCCCAAGGTAAAAAGGGTAGGAAAATTAGAAGGAgtaaagaatggcaaaaaatATGACTTCTGATCTCTGAATTGCTAACGTGATCACGAGCATGCAGGACAAACAAGCAGAAATATAAACACAACATGAATGGATCATGAAATGTTTGCACAGGTCAAAGGTATATTTTAAGTGAAAGAGTAAAGGGTAAAGTAATGGAAAGAATTGGAGGGAGAATGAATTTAGGAATTGTTTAAATAGAATGAAATGAAGACTAAAGAGATTTACAGTTAGAAGAAACCACACAACTATTATGCATCATCAAGGGGACCCAAAACTAAGCcctttgactccaaatacaaTGCTCTTGGTATTCAATCCAGGAAGGCTTCATAGGAGAGACTCACTTTTCACAGTACTTAAGACTCAGCAATTTTTTGAGATAGGTGGTGTATGTTATTCTTATCATCCAGGGAGCTAGTGCATAAAGCACTTGGAGATGGGATTAGGTTAATCTTGACTCAGACACTAGTTATGTAACCCTGGATAAAGCATATAAATGCTCTtagtctcagtttactcaattgtaaaatatgaataattaattataccacCTATTTCAACAGGATTGTTCTAAGGATCAGAtggtatataaagtgctttgtccAAGCAATTTATCATTATCCCTTTTACAGATAAACTAAGAagcagaaaagttaaataatttgtctatgGTTTCATAGCCACTAAGGATAAgacttcaggggcggctaggtggcctagtggataaagtactggccttggagtcaggagtacctgggttcaaatccggtctcagacacttaataattacctagctgtgtggccttgggcaagccacttaaccccatttgccttgaaaaaaaaaaccctaaaaaaaacggATAAGACTTCAAATTCAGGGTCTCTTTACAGTATACCACATTTCTCAATAAAATGCCATATGTTCAGTATTTTTGTCTCAGGAAATTCTTTCTATAgattttcccctcattcttttttccttctcctgcaACTTTTCCCCACGTTTAAAACTTCACCATCAATTAGATTTAGCACTGTGAGGAATCTTAAAAAGCATTTAATCAAAAACCACTCAcgttatagatggggaaactaagatcTAGAGACAAGcaacttgtccaatgtcacacagtttccaagtgacagaaccaggattcaaGCCCAAGTCATTTGATGCCAATGCATTTTTCATAGACTTTGCTCTACAAACTGtcatctcccttctttcccataGGCACCTTGTCTATCAGGGGCAGTATATGGAGGATGCAAGAAACAAAACAGAGctgcctcctggcttctttctgcaaggcttctctgaattcccgcACCTACAACCTTTCCTCTTTGTGATCCTGTTGGTTGTACATCTGGCCACTCTGAGTGGAAACCTGATCATCCTTGTGTCTGTGGTCTCAGTTGCCACTCGCCCCCCCATGCTGCTCTTTCTATGCCAACTGTCAGCTATTGAGCTTTGCTATACATTGGTAGTAGTGCCCCGCAGTCTAGTTGACCTGGCTAGGGCCCAGGCAAGGGGCAGTCCCATCTCCTTTTTGGGCTGTGCAGTACAAATGCAGATGTTCGTGGCCCTTGGAGGAGCTGAGTGCTTCCTGCTAGCAGCCATGGCCTATGACCGCTATGTGGCCATCTGCCACCCTCTGCGCTATCCAGTCTTGATGACCCCAGGACTCTGTGGGAGGCTGGCTCTGAGCTGCTGCCTTGGAGGACTGGTGGTCTCCATCTTTCTCACAGTGGCTATCTTTCAAATGCCTTTCTGTGGTTCACACCTGTTGATTCACTTCTTCTGTGATGTCACTGCTCTGCTGCACCTTGCTTGTACCCACAGCTATGTGGAGGAGCTGCCCTTCCTTGGGGCCTGCATTGTGCTGTTATTGGTGCCCTCTTTCCTGATCCTGATGTCCTATGGTGCCATTGTGGGTGCCCTACGACGCCTGCATTCATCTGGGGGGCGCAAGAAAGCTGCATCCACTTGTGCCTCCCACCTGGCAGTGACCCTGCTACACTATGGCTGTGCCAGCTTCATGTATGCACGACCCAAGACCAGCTATGCCCCAAAGCGGGACCGGACCCTGGCACTGGTCTATACCAATGTGACACCGTTGCTTTACCCACTTATCTACAGTTTTCGTAATCGGGAAGTCACCATGGCCATTCAAAGGGTACTGAGGTTGAAAGGAGATGGTCACTCCCTGGTTACTGGGTGACCCCAGCCCTTCCAAATCAGGGACAAGCAAAGGACTCTGAGATGGGGAAGGTGGGATTCAGAATAATGCAAGACCTAGTCCCTCTTCCAGTCTTGCTTTGTCATTTAGCCACTAATATTCAGGACTAGGAAAGGAGTGTACTcaattcttcttccttcccaggAAATTTATTGAGGAATGCTGGCTCCTCTGTCCTTACCCTTTCTTACTAATGGAGAAGAGACCCAAATCCTCTCTAAAgatttctcatcacattaaagaaatagaatacagATGTATAAACACaccaaaaaaatacaaagttcAAAATGTGCGAATGAATTTATTCTGGTTGAGGAAATGTATGTAtttgggagagggggaaggagaatgAGTTGTGAGGATAAAGGAATATTAGAATGGATATTA
It includes:
- the LOC141494103 gene encoding olfactory receptor 10AC1-like, whose translation is MSHSFQVTEPGFKPKSFDANAFFIDFALQTVISLLSHRHLVYQGQYMEDARNKTELPPGFFLQGFSEFPHLQPFLFVILLVVHLATLSGNLIILVSVVSVATRPPMLLFLCQLSAIELCYTLVVVPRSLVDLARAQARGSPISFLGCAVQMQMFVALGGAECFLLAAMAYDRYVAICHPLRYPVLMTPGLCGRLALSCCLGGLVVSIFLTVAIFQMPFCGSHLLIHFFCDVTALLHLACTHSYVEELPFLGACIVLLLVPSFLILMSYGAIVGALRRLHSSGGRKKAASTCASHLAVTLLHYGCASFMYARPKTSYAPKRDRTLALVYTNVTPLLYPLIYSFRNREVTMAIQRVLRLKGDGHSLVTG